One Dysosmobacter welbionis DNA segment encodes these proteins:
- a CDS encoding thioesterase family protein, producing the protein MILIGTKCRLEQTVTDALTAANVGSGALPVFGTPYMSALMENAAMTCLQSFLEEGQGSVGTHLDISHDAPTPIGMKVWAEAEITAVSENGKMVDFAVKAWDESGPIGSGTHTRAIVKNEKFLAKCNAKLEKK; encoded by the coding sequence ATGATTTTGATTGGAACAAAATGCCGCCTGGAGCAAACTGTTACGGACGCCCTTACCGCCGCTAACGTGGGTTCCGGTGCCCTGCCGGTGTTCGGCACGCCCTATATGTCCGCCCTGATGGAAAATGCCGCCATGACCTGTCTGCAGAGCTTTCTGGAGGAGGGCCAGGGCAGTGTGGGCACCCATCTGGACATCTCCCACGACGCTCCCACTCCCATCGGCATGAAGGTGTGGGCGGAGGCAGAGATCACCGCCGTTTCGGAAAACGGCAAAATGGTGGACTTCGCTGTGAAAGCCTGGGATGAGAGCGGCCCCATCGGCAGCGGCACCCACACCCGGGCCATCGTCAAGAACGAAAAATTTCTGGCAAAATGCAATGCCAAGCTGGAGAAGAAGTAA
- a CDS encoding ABC transporter permease, translating to MKNKLSLFAVPYVGWMSIFVVAPIIIMVVYAFSTAAGDFTLENFARMGTYTAVFTRSFKLAIIATLIALLIGYPVSYMLSKEGPQVQRIAMVLIMLPMWMNFLLRTYSWMSILENNGLLNQLFQQIGLIDLYNQIAMHFASDPAAYVPIDHFQMIGTQGAVVLGMVYNYLPFMILPIYSVLVKLDHSLIEAARDLGASSVQVFRKVILPLSLPGVLSGITMVFVPSVSTFAISRLLGGGTQMMLGDLIEQQFLGGAYNPQLGAAIALVMMAIVVVCMLVMNRFGDGEEQAVML from the coding sequence ATGAAAAATAAGCTCTCATTGTTCGCCGTTCCCTATGTGGGATGGATGTCCATCTTCGTGGTGGCGCCCATCATCATTATGGTGGTCTATGCCTTCAGCACCGCCGCCGGGGACTTCACGCTGGAGAACTTCGCCCGCATGGGTACCTATACAGCAGTGTTCACCCGCTCGTTTAAGCTGGCCATCATCGCCACACTGATCGCTCTGCTGATCGGATACCCGGTATCCTATATGCTCTCCAAGGAGGGGCCGCAGGTGCAGCGCATCGCTATGGTGCTCATCATGCTGCCCATGTGGATGAATTTTCTGCTGCGGACCTATTCCTGGATGTCCATTCTGGAGAACAACGGACTTTTGAACCAGCTGTTTCAGCAGATCGGCCTGATCGACCTTTACAACCAGATCGCTATGCACTTTGCATCTGATCCCGCCGCGTATGTCCCCATCGATCACTTCCAGATGATCGGTACCCAGGGCGCCGTAGTGCTGGGTATGGTGTACAACTACCTGCCCTTCATGATCCTGCCCATCTACTCCGTGCTGGTAAAGCTGGACCATTCCCTCATTGAAGCGGCCCGGGACCTAGGCGCCAGCAGCGTGCAGGTGTTCCGCAAGGTCATCCTGCCCCTGTCTTTGCCGGGGGTGCTCTCCGGCATCACCATGGTGTTCGTGCCCTCCGTGTCCACCTTCGCCATCTCCCGTCTGCTGGGCGGCGGCACCCAGATGATGCTGGGCGACCTGATCGAACAGCAGTTCCTGGGCGGGGCCTATAATCCCCAGCTCGGGGCGGCTATCGCGCTTGTGATGATGGCCATTGTGGTGGTGTGTATGCTGGTGATGAACCGTTTCGGCGACGGTGAGGAACAGGCGGTGATGCTGTGA
- a CDS encoding YceD family protein has translation MRFDVRPILHAPGKRLTFQFSLDLSDVEFAGRHPISRPVEVEGAVSNTADLLELELTARTTLDAVCDRCGKAFLQDKTVPFRCLLAEELQNEDNDEIVLLEDGEVDVGDLARTAFILGMDTKTLCSEDCKGLCPRCGADLNLGPCSCGKETDPRLAVLAKLLENRENE, from the coding sequence ATGCGTTTTGATGTAAGACCCATACTGCATGCCCCTGGCAAGCGCCTGACGTTCCAGTTTTCTCTGGACTTGTCCGACGTGGAATTTGCCGGACGGCATCCCATCAGCCGCCCTGTGGAGGTGGAGGGCGCGGTGAGCAACACCGCGGATCTCCTGGAGCTGGAGCTGACGGCCCGGACCACGCTGGACGCGGTCTGCGACCGGTGCGGCAAGGCGTTTCTTCAGGACAAGACCGTTCCCTTTCGCTGCCTATTGGCGGAAGAGCTCCAGAACGAGGACAACGACGAGATCGTCCTGCTGGAGGATGGGGAAGTGGATGTGGGCGATCTGGCCCGCACGGCGTTCATCCTTGGAATGGACACCAAGACATTGTGTTCGGAAGATTGCAAAGGACTGTGCCCCCGGTGCGGTGCCGACCTGAACCTCGGCCCCTGCTCCTGCGGGAAGGAGACGGATCCCCGTCTGGCGGTCCTGGCAAAGCTTTTAGAGAACAGAGAGAACGAATGA
- a CDS encoding ABC transporter substrate-binding protein: protein MVALTLALLMAASLFLSGCSVRKDTSDSENSGSSNGSGSGDRVVNVCSWGEYIDESLIDQFEEETGIKVNYQTAESNEVLYSQLSMGGVDYDVIVPSDYMISQLIEEDMLAELNYDNIPNFEKIDDRFKNLSYDPENKYTVPYTWGTLGIISNTAKVQEPITSWSAMFDPQYAGNVLLINNSRDALGIALLYLGYSVNTTDEAEIQEAYQLIADAVKNGVYQGKVMDEVFQKMEGGNAAIATYYAGDYLSMLENNEDLAYVVPEEGSNWFVDAMCVLKTSQHKEEAEAWINFMASTEANLRNMDYIWYASPNAEALETYPAYYEETYGEPLDPALYEIMAPSQEVLDRCEAYLVLPAETRTLYNDLWTQLGI, encoded by the coding sequence ATGGTAGCCTTGACTCTCGCCTTACTGATGGCGGCGAGCCTGTTCCTGTCCGGATGCTCCGTGCGCAAGGACACCTCTGACTCGGAAAATTCCGGCAGCAGTAACGGCAGCGGCAGCGGGGACCGTGTGGTCAACGTGTGCAGCTGGGGTGAATATATCGACGAGTCCCTGATCGACCAATTTGAAGAAGAGACCGGCATCAAAGTCAACTACCAGACCGCAGAGAGCAACGAGGTCCTCTATTCCCAGCTGAGCATGGGCGGCGTGGACTATGACGTCATCGTCCCCTCCGACTACATGATCTCCCAGCTGATCGAAGAGGATATGCTGGCCGAGCTCAATTATGATAACATCCCCAATTTTGAGAAGATCGACGACCGCTTCAAGAATCTGTCCTACGATCCGGAGAACAAGTACACCGTGCCCTACACCTGGGGCACTCTGGGCATCATCTCCAACACCGCCAAGGTGCAGGAGCCCATTACCAGCTGGAGCGCCATGTTCGATCCCCAGTACGCCGGGAACGTGCTGCTTATCAACAACTCCCGGGATGCTCTGGGCATCGCCCTGTTGTACCTGGGGTACTCTGTGAATACCACTGACGAAGCGGAGATTCAGGAGGCTTACCAGCTCATCGCCGACGCCGTAAAGAACGGGGTGTATCAGGGAAAGGTCATGGACGAGGTGTTTCAGAAGATGGAGGGCGGCAACGCCGCCATTGCCACCTACTATGCCGGTGACTATCTGAGCATGCTGGAAAACAACGAAGATCTCGCCTATGTAGTGCCCGAGGAGGGCAGCAACTGGTTCGTGGACGCCATGTGCGTTCTCAAAACCTCCCAGCACAAGGAGGAGGCGGAGGCCTGGATCAACTTTATGGCCTCCACTGAGGCAAACCTGCGGAATATGGACTATATCTGGTACGCCTCTCCCAACGCTGAGGCGCTGGAGACCTATCCTGCCTACTATGAGGAGACCTACGGAGAGCCCCTGGATCCCGCTCTCTATGAGATCATGGCCCCCTCCCAGGAGGTGCTGGACCGGTGTGAGGCCTACTTGGTCCTCCCTGCTGAGACGCGCACCCTCTATAACGACCTCTGGACGCAACTCGGTATCTGA
- a CDS encoding PolC-type DNA polymerase III, whose amino-acid sequence MFTELQLSGELRLRLAGAVVNGACIDQAGMSLALRLTTRAELGDAELEELKHLLMGVYGFRQVTTEVTCKAPSSQAAAAGSRPAASVPAAPSGSKGEKQAAGKVLMGKPIRIQPVPMKILDLKMGNATVAGKVFAFECRETRRPGMWRLSFDMTDYTNSVTVQKNLTEKEAQGLESAIKPGMWLCVQGKMEPTWDGKDIQLNPYHIQLAEHTERQDTAPEKRVELHLHTKMSNMDALTDTKEVVQQAIRWGHPAIAITDHGVAQSFPDAWHAAGDKIKILYGVEGYFVNNIDDRVVVHGPQDCSLDGEFVCFDIETTGLKVDREAITEIGAVVLKNGEITDRFQTFVNPNRRLTPEIIGLTGITDDMLKDAPQLKEALAEFLKFVDGRPLAAHNAEFDIGFIRAGCRKVGLDFQPTYVDSLILAQNLLPDLGKYKLDIVADRLELPNFNHHRASDDAATVGYMLIPFWKMLHERGIHTLQAVNREMEKLRPLGSKTNRFPKHIILIARNKVGLKNLYQMISASNLKYFKRVPTIPKSLLLEHREGIIVGSACEAGELFRAVADHKDWEELKRIASFYDYLEIQPLCNNAFMLRNGDVQSEEELREFNRTIVRLGEELGKPVCATGDVHFREPEDEVYRHILLASKKFPDANAPLPIYFKTTDEMLEEFAYLGKEKAYEVVVTNTQAIADQVETFPLLPEELFPPRLENSEEELNSLVWNKVHELYGEDPPKLIVDRLNVELGGILGKYDVVYMSAQKLVQRSLENGYLVGSRGSVGSSLVAYMSGITEVNSLPPHYRCPNCKHAEFIQDGSYGCGADMPDKICPVCGTEYIKDGFDIPFETFLGFGGGKVPDIDLNFSGEYQARAHRHAIEMFGETQVFRAGTIGTLAEKTAYGFVKKYLEENGMTVGRAEENRLTLGCVGTRRTTGQHPGGLVVVPDDMDMEDFCPVQHPADADDSDTITTHFEYHSMEANLLKLDMLGHDDPTMVRMMEDLTGVNARQIPLDDPDTMSIFTSSKVLGYENDEILGPTGAVAIPEFNTRFTRQMLVDTQPKDFNTLVRLSGFSHGTDVWLGNARELIVSGTASVLETVGCRDDIMLYLISKGLDPKMSFKIMEKVRKGKVKKGGFDEGWVEAMRDHDVPEWYIDSLAKIGYLFPKAHAVAYVMMAFRIAWFKVHEPLAFYATFFSVRAKAFDAEYCCAGKDAVKRKIREIENNKDATAVEQNLLTTLEVCYEFYLRGFHFDTINIYESDATKFKVTENGLLPPFTTVHGLGEAAAIDTVEKRNGKEFVSVEEFAMCCNKLSKTHIEQLKALGAFAGMAETSQLTLF is encoded by the coding sequence ATGTTTACTGAGCTGCAGCTCTCCGGAGAGCTGCGGCTTCGTTTGGCCGGCGCAGTGGTGAACGGCGCTTGCATCGACCAGGCCGGCATGTCGCTGGCGCTGCGCCTCACCACCAGGGCGGAGCTGGGAGATGCGGAGCTGGAGGAGCTGAAGCATCTGCTGATGGGCGTATACGGCTTCCGACAGGTGACGACGGAAGTCACCTGCAAGGCTCCTTCTTCCCAGGCCGCAGCCGCAGGGAGCCGCCCGGCTGCTTCGGTCCCGGCGGCCCCCTCCGGCAGTAAGGGCGAGAAGCAGGCCGCAGGCAAGGTCCTGATGGGCAAGCCCATTCGCATCCAGCCGGTGCCCATGAAGATCCTGGACCTGAAGATGGGGAATGCCACCGTGGCGGGGAAGGTGTTCGCCTTCGAGTGCCGGGAGACCCGGCGGCCCGGTATGTGGCGGCTGAGCTTCGACATGACGGACTATACCAACTCCGTCACCGTTCAGAAGAACCTGACGGAGAAGGAGGCTCAGGGACTGGAGAGCGCCATCAAGCCCGGCATGTGGCTGTGCGTCCAGGGCAAGATGGAGCCCACCTGGGACGGGAAGGACATCCAGCTGAACCCCTACCACATCCAGCTGGCGGAGCACACTGAGCGGCAGGATACCGCCCCGGAGAAGCGTGTGGAGCTGCACCTCCACACGAAGATGAGCAATATGGATGCCCTGACGGACACGAAAGAGGTGGTCCAACAGGCTATCCGGTGGGGACATCCCGCCATCGCCATCACGGACCACGGCGTGGCCCAGTCCTTCCCGGACGCTTGGCACGCCGCTGGGGACAAGATCAAGATCCTCTATGGCGTGGAGGGCTACTTTGTCAACAACATCGATGACCGGGTGGTGGTCCACGGCCCTCAGGACTGCTCCCTGGACGGGGAGTTCGTGTGCTTCGACATCGAGACCACGGGCCTCAAGGTGGACCGGGAGGCCATTACGGAGATCGGCGCCGTGGTGCTGAAAAACGGTGAGATTACGGATCGGTTCCAGACCTTCGTCAACCCCAACCGGCGGCTGACGCCGGAGATCATCGGCCTCACCGGCATCACCGATGACATGCTGAAGGACGCCCCTCAACTGAAGGAGGCCCTGGCGGAATTTTTGAAGTTCGTGGACGGCCGCCCCCTGGCGGCCCACAACGCAGAGTTTGACATCGGCTTCATCCGGGCGGGCTGCCGGAAGGTGGGGCTGGACTTCCAGCCCACCTATGTGGACTCCCTGATTCTGGCACAGAACCTGCTGCCGGATCTGGGAAAGTACAAGCTGGACATCGTGGCGGACCGGCTGGAGCTGCCCAACTTCAACCACCACCGGGCCAGCGACGACGCCGCCACCGTGGGCTATATGCTGATCCCCTTCTGGAAGATGCTCCACGAGCGGGGCATCCACACCCTCCAGGCGGTAAACCGCGAGATGGAGAAGCTGCGGCCCCTGGGCAGCAAGACCAACCGCTTCCCCAAGCACATCATTCTGATCGCCCGGAACAAGGTGGGGCTGAAAAACCTGTACCAGATGATCTCCGCCTCCAATCTGAAGTATTTCAAGCGGGTGCCCACCATCCCCAAGAGTCTGCTGCTGGAGCACCGGGAGGGCATCATTGTGGGTTCCGCCTGTGAGGCGGGCGAGCTGTTCCGGGCCGTGGCGGACCACAAGGACTGGGAAGAGCTGAAACGCATCGCCTCTTTCTACGACTATCTGGAGATCCAGCCCCTGTGCAACAACGCCTTCATGTTGCGAAACGGCGACGTCCAGTCGGAGGAGGAGCTGCGGGAGTTCAACCGCACCATCGTCCGGCTGGGAGAGGAGTTGGGCAAGCCTGTCTGCGCCACCGGCGACGTCCACTTCCGGGAGCCGGAGGACGAGGTGTACCGCCACATCCTGCTGGCCTCCAAGAAGTTCCCGGACGCCAACGCCCCGCTGCCCATCTACTTCAAGACCACCGATGAGATGCTGGAGGAGTTCGCTTACCTGGGGAAGGAGAAGGCCTATGAGGTGGTGGTGACCAATACCCAGGCCATCGCCGACCAGGTGGAGACTTTCCCCTTGCTGCCGGAGGAGCTGTTCCCGCCCCGGCTGGAGAACTCCGAGGAGGAGCTGAATTCCCTGGTGTGGAACAAGGTCCATGAGCTGTACGGCGAGGACCCGCCCAAGCTGATTGTGGACCGGCTGAACGTGGAGCTGGGCGGCATTCTGGGCAAGTACGACGTGGTGTACATGTCCGCCCAGAAGCTGGTGCAGCGGTCCCTGGAAAACGGCTACCTGGTGGGCTCCCGAGGCTCCGTAGGCTCGTCCCTGGTGGCCTATATGTCCGGGATCACAGAGGTGAACAGCCTTCCGCCCCACTACCGCTGCCCGAATTGCAAGCATGCGGAGTTCATTCAGGACGGCTCCTACGGCTGCGGCGCGGACATGCCGGACAAGATCTGCCCGGTGTGCGGCACAGAATACATCAAAGACGGCTTCGACATCCCCTTTGAAACCTTCCTGGGCTTCGGCGGCGGCAAGGTGCCGGATATCGACCTGAACTTCTCCGGTGAGTATCAGGCCCGGGCCCACCGCCACGCCATCGAGATGTTCGGAGAGACCCAGGTGTTCCGGGCCGGTACCATCGGTACACTGGCGGAGAAGACCGCTTACGGCTTCGTGAAAAAATACCTGGAGGAGAACGGCATGACTGTGGGCCGGGCAGAGGAGAATCGCCTGACCCTGGGCTGCGTGGGCACCCGCCGGACCACCGGTCAGCACCCCGGCGGCCTGGTGGTCGTTCCCGACGATATGGACATGGAGGACTTCTGCCCGGTCCAGCACCCGGCGGACGCCGACGACTCCGACACCATCACCACTCATTTTGAATACCACTCTATGGAGGCAAACCTCCTGAAGCTGGACATGCTGGGACACGATGACCCCACCATGGTCCGCATGATGGAGGATCTGACCGGTGTCAACGCCCGCCAGATTCCCCTGGATGACCCGGACACCATGTCCATCTTCACCTCCAGCAAAGTGCTGGGATACGAGAACGACGAGATTCTGGGCCCCACCGGCGCCGTGGCGATCCCGGAGTTCAACACCCGATTCACCCGGCAGATGCTGGTGGATACCCAGCCCAAGGACTTCAACACGTTGGTACGGCTCTCCGGCTTCTCCCACGGGACAGACGTGTGGCTGGGCAACGCCCGGGAGCTGATCGTCAGCGGCACCGCCTCCGTTCTGGAGACGGTGGGCTGCCGGGACGATATCATGCTGTACCTGATCTCCAAGGGCCTGGACCCCAAGATGAGCTTCAAGATCATGGAGAAGGTCCGCAAGGGCAAGGTGAAGAAGGGCGGCTTTGACGAGGGCTGGGTGGAGGCCATGCGGGACCACGACGTGCCGGAGTGGTACATCGACTCCCTGGCCAAGATCGGCTACCTGTTCCCCAAGGCCCACGCGGTGGCCTACGTGATGATGGCCTTCCGCATCGCCTGGTTCAAGGTCCATGAGCCCCTGGCATTCTATGCAACCTTTTTCTCCGTCCGGGCCAAGGCCTTTGATGCGGAGTACTGCTGTGCCGGAAAGGATGCGGTGAAGCGGAAGATCCGGGAGATCGAGAACAACAAGGACGCCACGGCGGTGGAGCAGAACCTGCTGACCACCCTGGAGGTGTGCTATGAGTTCTACCTGCGGGGCTTCCACTTCGACACGATCAACATTTATGAGTCCGATGCCACCAAGTTCAAAGTGACGGAGAACGGTCTGCTGCCGCCCTTCACAACGGTCCACGGCCTGGGAGAGGCGGCGGCCATCGACACAGTGGAGAAGCGGAATGGGAAGGAGTTCGTCTCCGTTGAGGAGTTCGCCATGTGCTGCAACAAGCTGTCCAAGACCCATATTGAGCAGCTGAAGGCGCTGGGAGCCTTCGCCGGGATGGCGGAGACCAGCCAGCTGACGCTGTTTTGA
- a CDS encoding ABC transporter permease: MALVFVFLYAPIFILIIFSFNAGNSSAVWKGFSLHWYAELFQNRLIMQSVYTTLLVSVLSTLIATVAGTFAAIGLASMRRRWRTPLMTVNNIPVMNAEIVTGVSMCLLFVAFFGLWKAFAVWFNQAQDTFWMEENIYLGFGTLLLAHVTFNIPHVILTVMPKLCQMDKNLVDAAQDLGCTWMQAFWKVIIPEIKPGIISGALIAFTMSIDDFIISYFTAGSGVSTLAMTIYSMTKKRVSPEINAISTLLFGAVLLLLIIINVRESRQERLRERARA; the protein is encoded by the coding sequence ATGGCGTTGGTATTCGTATTCCTGTATGCGCCGATTTTCATTCTCATCATCTTCTCCTTCAATGCCGGCAACAGCAGCGCGGTGTGGAAGGGCTTCTCCCTGCACTGGTATGCGGAGCTGTTCCAGAACCGCCTCATTATGCAGAGTGTCTATACCACGCTGCTGGTATCCGTGCTTTCCACGCTGATTGCCACTGTGGCGGGCACCTTTGCAGCCATTGGCCTGGCCAGTATGCGGCGGCGGTGGCGCACGCCCCTGATGACGGTGAACAACATTCCCGTCATGAATGCGGAGATCGTCACCGGCGTCTCCATGTGTCTGTTGTTCGTGGCCTTTTTCGGCCTGTGGAAGGCCTTTGCCGTCTGGTTCAACCAGGCGCAGGATACCTTCTGGATGGAGGAGAACATCTATCTTGGCTTCGGTACACTGCTGCTGGCCCATGTGACCTTCAACATCCCCCACGTTATCCTGACAGTGATGCCCAAGCTGTGCCAGATGGACAAAAACCTAGTGGACGCGGCCCAAGACCTGGGCTGCACCTGGATGCAGGCCTTCTGGAAGGTCATTATCCCGGAGATCAAGCCCGGCATCATCTCCGGCGCACTGATCGCCTTCACCATGAGCATCGACGATTTCATCATCAGTTACTTCACCGCCGGTTCCGGCGTGTCCACTTTGGCCATGACCATCTATTCCATGACGAAAAAGCGGGTCAGCCCGGAGATCAATGCCATTTCCACGCTGCTCTTCGGCGCTGTGCTGCTGCTGCTCATCATCATCAATGTCCGGGAATCCCGGCAGGAGCGCCTGCGGGAGCGAGCCCGCGCATGA
- a CDS encoding RluA family pseudouridine synthase encodes MRELTIGKNDAGQRLDRFVAKSLPLLPPTLLQKYIRLKRIKVNGRGAKRDTRLESGDILQLYINDEFFDKPSEENIFLTVFRPQLDIVYEDENLLLVNKRPGLVVHADETEKVNTLINHIQAYLYQKKEWNPKWENAFAPALCNRIDRNTGGIVIAAKNAETLRIINEKIKNHEVEKSYLCITVGRPKPVEGKIAGFLLKDEAKKQVAFYRRPIPGGKTAVTLYRTLETRGPLSLVECRLLTGRTHQIRVSMAEIGCPLLGDGKYGRGDVNRRYGETRQALYSYQLAFPFPTDAGALNYLRGRVFTVADVPFRDKYFPAPETP; translated from the coding sequence ATGCGGGAACTCACCATTGGAAAAAACGACGCCGGACAGCGGCTGGACCGCTTTGTGGCCAAAAGCCTGCCCCTGCTGCCCCCCACCCTGCTGCAGAAATACATCCGCCTCAAGCGGATCAAAGTCAACGGCAGGGGTGCCAAGCGGGACACACGGCTGGAGTCCGGCGATATTTTACAATTATATATCAACGACGAGTTCTTTGACAAGCCCTCTGAGGAAAACATCTTTCTCACCGTGTTCCGTCCCCAGCTGGACATCGTGTACGAAGACGAGAATCTGCTGCTGGTGAACAAGCGGCCGGGGCTGGTGGTCCACGCCGATGAGACGGAGAAGGTCAACACCCTCATCAACCACATTCAGGCCTACCTGTACCAGAAAAAAGAGTGGAATCCCAAATGGGAGAACGCCTTTGCGCCCGCCCTGTGCAACCGGATCGACCGGAACACCGGCGGCATTGTCATTGCCGCCAAGAACGCGGAGACCCTGCGGATCATAAATGAGAAGATCAAAAACCATGAGGTGGAGAAGTCTTATCTCTGCATCACCGTAGGCCGCCCCAAGCCAGTGGAGGGGAAGATTGCGGGCTTTCTTTTAAAAGATGAGGCGAAAAAGCAGGTGGCTTTCTATCGCCGTCCCATTCCCGGCGGAAAGACTGCCGTGACCCTGTACCGGACTCTGGAGACCCGGGGCCCGCTGTCTTTGGTAGAGTGTCGGCTGCTCACCGGCCGGACCCACCAGATCCGGGTGTCCATGGCGGAGATCGGCTGTCCCCTGCTGGGGGACGGCAAGTACGGCCGGGGGGATGTGAACCGCCGCTACGGCGAGACCCGGCAGGCCCTGTATTCCTACCAGCTGGCCTTCCCTTTCCCCACGGACGCCGGGGCGCTGAATTACCTGCGGGGCAGGGTCTTCACCGTGGCGGATGTGCCCTTCCGGGACAAGTATTTTCCCGCGCCGGAAACTCCTTAA
- a CDS encoding ABC transporter ATP-binding protein: MSKELIRLRNIRMAFDDEVVLNDLNLYINDKEFLTLLGPSGCGKTTTLRIIGGFTTPVSGDVLFDGVRINDVPPYRRQINTVFQKYALFPHMNVFENVAFGLRMQKRPDPKDPSGKRRVKIPETEIRQRVLEMLEVVSLKGFENRKPDALSGGQQQRVAIARALVNRPKVLLLDEPLGALDLKLRKDMQLELKKIQQQVGITFIYVTHDQEEALTMSDTIVVMDKGCIQQIGTPEDIYNEPKNAFVADFIGESNIIDGVMVRDKLVKMYGREFPCLDGGFAENEPVDVVIRPEDIDIVPMEQGQLVGTVTSVTFKGMQYDIIVDFRGFKWLIQTTDHSPVGARIGIKIDPDGIHIMKKSPYSGMFGDYSSFSEEYEEMSDANWEADEEESEDEK, encoded by the coding sequence ATGTCCAAAGAGTTGATTCGTCTGCGGAACATCCGTATGGCGTTTGACGACGAAGTGGTTCTCAACGATTTAAACCTCTATATCAACGACAAAGAATTCCTCACACTGCTTGGACCCAGCGGCTGCGGCAAGACCACAACGCTGCGTATTATTGGCGGCTTCACGACCCCTGTGTCGGGAGACGTCCTGTTCGACGGTGTGAGGATTAATGACGTTCCGCCCTATCGGCGGCAGATCAACACGGTGTTCCAGAAATACGCCCTGTTTCCCCACATGAATGTGTTTGAGAACGTGGCCTTCGGCCTGCGGATGCAGAAGCGGCCGGACCCGAAGGATCCCTCCGGCAAGCGCCGGGTAAAGATCCCGGAGACGGAGATCCGTCAGCGTGTGCTGGAAATGCTGGAGGTTGTCAGCCTGAAGGGCTTTGAAAACCGCAAGCCGGACGCCCTGTCCGGCGGCCAGCAGCAGCGGGTGGCCATCGCCCGGGCCCTGGTAAACCGGCCCAAGGTGCTGCTGCTGGACGAGCCCCTGGGCGCTCTGGATCTAAAGCTCCGCAAGGACATGCAGCTGGAGCTGAAGAAAATCCAGCAGCAGGTGGGCATCACCTTCATCTACGTCACCCACGACCAGGAGGAGGCCCTGACCATGTCCGACACCATCGTAGTGATGGACAAGGGCTGCATCCAGCAGATCGGCACGCCGGAGGATATCTATAACGAGCCCAAGAACGCCTTTGTGGCGGACTTCATCGGTGAGTCCAACATCATTGACGGCGTCATGGTCCGGGACAAGCTGGTGAAGATGTACGGCCGGGAGTTTCCCTGCCTGGATGGCGGCTTTGCTGAGAACGAGCCGGTGGACGTGGTCATCCGGCCCGAGGACATCGACATCGTCCCCATGGAGCAGGGACAACTGGTGGGGACTGTCACCTCTGTCACCTTCAAGGGGATGCAGTACGACATCATCGTGGATTTCCGGGGCTTCAAATGGCTTATCCAAACCACAGACCATTCCCCCGTGGGCGCCCGGATCGGCATCAAGATCGATCCCGACGGCATCCACATTATGAAAAAGAGTCCGTATTCCGGGATGTTCGGCGATTACTCCTCCTTCTCGGAAGAATATGAGGAGATGAGCGACGCCAACTGGGAGGCGGATGAGGAGGAGAGCGAGGATGAAAAATAA
- the rpmF gene encoding 50S ribosomal protein L32 produces MAVPKGKVSKARRDKRRSSHWKLAAPGLVKCPKCGALHLPHRMCQECGTYNGREVKVVKSVVAK; encoded by the coding sequence ATGGCAGTACCTAAGGGAAAAGTATCCAAAGCTAGACGCGACAAGCGCCGCAGCTCCCACTGGAAGCTGGCGGCTCCCGGCCTCGTCAAATGCCCGAAATGCGGTGCGCTGCACCTGCCTCACAGAATGTGCCAGGAGTGCGGTACTTACAACGGCCGCGAGGTCAAGGTTGTCAAGTCCGTGGTGGCGAAATAA